From the Colletotrichum lupini chromosome 10, complete sequence genome, one window contains:
- a CDS encoding galactose oxidase — MPAEETAPSGQVHMGCYQERTRGTALIATDQAGTTDVSTSQGTRSDKMSPSTCATYCSQFKSKMYGLSRGTDCICGNALRANTQVAPLSQCNTACRGDDGAFCGGVNYVNVYGPETMMTAAASPSKAQHIGCQRMPARGDPLVEYPKLRSAQMTVQMCQDHCGLYQSKYFGLGGAGRDCFCGDVPSDRGNSGSSFCKTACAGDKGAFCGGGTGAAGYYNLYQLDFSQFQSIGQWSALVKFPVVPVAVALLPKTGELLAWSSGWRLVLCFPFRNCRKFDLLIKVDELTTTRNRWTFPGNGKTYTSIYNPSSKEVTEALVENTQHDMFCPGISMDADGHIIVSGGSTAAKTSIFDEETNSWAATGDLKIPRGYQSSTLTSDNKVFTIGGSFRGGAQGKHGEIYDTVSKEWKKLDGCSVTPMLTQDTRGSFRADSHAWLHAWKDGYVFQAGPSKAMNWYSTRDSGSVKGAGNRGSDSDAMCGVNVIAVAGKILTVGGAPRYDGVASTANAHVLTIGEAGGAVEIEKLENAKYNRGFANGVVLPDGKVFIVGGQSRTVLFSDANPQLFPEMWDPATKKFTTLKSHTTPRNYHSVALLMPDATIFSGGGGLCNGCTANHFDGQFFSPPYLFEADGQTLARRPVVSGLSISECKAGDSFTITMDEAANYTFSMIRMGTSTHAVNTDQRRCPLEAQANDNQYTVTVPGDAGIALPGYWMLFAVNEAGVPSVAKTFRVAV, encoded by the exons ATGCCCGCCGAAGAGACCGCGCCCTCGGGCCAAGTCCACATGGGTTGCTACCAAGAACGCACCCGCGGCACCGCCCTCATTGCAACAGACCAGGCCGGCACCACTGACGTCTCCACCTCGCAGGGCACCCGCTCCGACAAGATGAGCCCGTCGACCTGCGCCACGTACTGCTCCCAGTTCAAGTCCAAAATGTACGGCCTCTCCCGCGGCACCGACTGCATCTGTGGCAACGCCCTGCGCGCAAACACCCAGGTGGCCCCGCTGAGCCAGTGCAACACCGCTTGCCGCGGTGACGACGGCGCTTTCTGCGGCGGCGTCAACTACGTCAACGTCTACGGCCCGGAGACGATGATGACGGCCGCGGCGTCCCCATCCAAGGCCCAGCACATTGGGTGCCAGCGCATGCCCGCGCGCGGCGACCCCTTGGTCGAGTACCCCAAGCTTCGCTCTGCGCAAATGACGGTGCAAATGTGCCAGGACCACTGCGGGCTGTACCAAAGCAAGTACTTTGGTCTCGGCGGCGCCGGGCGGGATTGTTTCTGCGGCGACGTGCCGAGCGATCGCGGCAACAGTGGAAGCAGCTTTTGTAAGACGGCGTGCGCGGGCGACAAGGGCGCATTCTGCGGCGGTGGGACGGGGGCGGCCGGGTATTACAACTTGTACCAGCTTGACTTTTCCCAGTTCCAGAGCATCGGACAATGGAGCGCCCTGGTCAAGTTCCCGGTGGTACCGGTTGCCGTGGCTTTGTTGCCTAAGACCGGGGAGTTGCTGGCGTGGTCTTCTGGTTGGAGGTTAGTTTTATGTTTTCCTTTCCGTAACTGCCGAAAGTTTGATTTGTTGATCAAGGTGGACGAACTAACGACGACCAGAAACCGCTGGACCTTCCCCGGCAACGGAAAAACGTATACGTCGATTTACAACCCGTCCAGCAAGGAAGTCACTGAGGCCCTAGTCGAAAACACCCAGCATGATATGTTTTGCCCGGGTATCTCCATGGACGCTGATGGCCACATCATTGTTAGCGGAGGCTCCACTGCCGCCAAGACGAGTATCTTTGATGAAGAAACTAATTCTTGGGCTGCCACTGGCGACCTGAAGATCCCTCGTGGATACCAGTCGAGCACGCTTACTTCTGACAACAAGGTCTTCACCATCGGTGGCTCGTTCCGTGGTGGTGCTCAAGGGAAGCACGGTGAAATCTACGACACTGTAAGCAAGGAGTGGAAGAAGCTCGATGGGTGCTCGGTGACGCCCATGTTGACCCAAGATACCCGTGGCTCTTTCCGGGCCGATAGCCACGCGTGGCTTCACGCGTGGAAGGATGGATATGTGTTCCAGGCCGGCCCTAGCAAGGCGATGAACTGGTACTCCACGCGGGACTCGGGAAGCGTCAAGGGTGCTGGAAACCGAGGAAGTGACAGCGATGCCATGTGCGGTGTCAATGTCAT CGCTGTTGCCGGAAAGATTCTCACCGTAGGAGGTGCTCCTCGCTACGACGGCGTTGCGTCAACCGCCAACGCCCATGTCCTTACCATTGGTGAGGCTGGCGGTGCTGTAGAGATTGAGAAGCTTGAGAACGCCAAGTACAACCGCGGATTTGCCAATGGTGTCGTCCTTCCCGATGGCAAGGTCTTCATTGTTGGTGGTCAGAGCCGTACTGTACTCTTCTCGGACGCCAACCCGCAACTTTTCCCCGAAATGTGGGATCCTGCTACCAAGAAGTTCACTACG CTCAAGTCACACACCACCCCCCGTAACTACCACTCGGTAGCCCTTCTTATGCCTGACGCGACCATCTTCTCTGGCGGCGGTGGTCTTTGCAACGGATGTACCGCCAACCACTTTGACGGACAGTTCTTCTCGCCGCCCTATCTCTTTGAAGCT GACGGGCAAACTCTTGCCAGGCGCCCCGTCGTTTCCGGCCTCTCAATCTCCGAGTGCAAGGCCGGCGACAGCTTCACCATTACTATGGATGAGGCGGCGAACTACACCTTCTCGATGATTAGGATGGGCACTTCGACACACGCGGTCAACACCGACCAAAGACGTTGCCCTCTGGAGGCTCAGGCCAACGATAATCAGTACACGGTGACTGTTCCCGGAGACGCCGGTATCGCACTCCCTGGCTACTGGATGTTGTTTGCTGTCAACGAAGCTGGCGTTCCTAGCGTTGCTAAGACTTTCAGAGTCGCAGTGTGA